The genomic interval TTCTGTATCGCAACCCATTCATTGCGCGTCGAAACCGACGATTGCTGCGGACATCCTTCGTTCAGTCTGCACACGAAAATCTCAGACGACTTGCGACGATTGAGCGGCGCGTCAGTTCGCACGTTTGGATTTCTTTTCCGCCCGTTCGATCTCGGCTGCGAGTTCGCGAAGTTCATCCGCTGAAATCAGATGATCACCTGCCATCCCAATGAGCAGACTGGAAAGTGACCCTTCGCAGAAACGATCAATGACTTGCTGTACCGCTTGATTGGCCATATCGGACGGTTTGACCGAAGTCCGATAAATGAATGTCCGACCTTCTGTGGTGTGCTCCAGGAACCCTTTGGCTTCCATTCGCCGTAAGAGCGTTCTGATCGTCGAGTCTGTCAATGCGTGTTTCGCGTGCATCGCCTCACGCACCTGATCGGCACGCGCAGTTCCCAGCCGCCAGATCACGTCCATGACCTCTTCTTCCAGTGGACTGAGATCCCCGTTCACTCTTCCTCGCTTTGACATGATGGCTCCGCAGTGGGCTGAAGTGTTACGCAATGTAACGCTACGCAGTGTAACAGTCAAGTCGCCAAGTCAAGAACTGCGTTGCGAGGATTCATCGACGAACGGCACGTACCTGTCCCATCTGTGCGGCGACAATTCGATAATCGAAGACCCGACTGTCGAGGAGGCAACCGCCATGGCGCGACGTCGAAAATCGTTGTCACTGCCATCGGTCTTGGAGTTCTGGATTCCGCTCGTCTATTTGCTGATCGGGGTCATGGGGGCCGTGACCGCTGTGTTTGGATGGGGTATCGACAGTGACGAGGTCGTGTGGCTCGAATGCAGAATCACGGCACCGCCACTGTTGATCGGGGGCGCAATTCTGCTGCTATTTCTTTTGAGCGGTTTGATCAGGAGCGTGCGGACTCTTTTCGGTTTTCGGACAATCGCCCCTCGCGGTGGCACTCTGTCAGATCCAAGTGTTCGGAATCTAGATCAATCGCCGAGATCTGGTGCTGAGATAGAAAGGCCATGATCCGGAAAATGCCCAATCCGAAGTAAATTCACCAGTTCTTGCTTACTTCAGTTCCTTGGCGAGCTCGTAAGCAGGATGTTGTGTCGCGGTGGAGCTACCAATTTCCATGATCTCGTGGCGACCGTTGCGAGCGACCGATCCACCGAAGATTTGGAGTTTTGAAGCACTACTGGCGACGATTCCCGCGCGACCATTCTCAATCGCGGTGACGTTATCCAGTTCGACCTGATTGCAAAGTCCCTGCGCATGCAGGCCATCGAACCGAAAATGTTGCAGCGTGACATTGGTGATCAGCACGTTGTTGACGTGATGCAGCGAAATTCCCGTCTGCTCGGCCGAGAAGGCGAACGCCTGATCGCTGGGATAGGCTGGTTGATCTTGGCGAAAATAGACGCTTCCGCGCCACGAGACCCAATGCCCAGGGGGAAGTGCTGCCAGTGGATCTTGCTCACCATCCGCCAAGAATTCCGGCACCAGACGCCCGTTCCTCAAAATTTGATAATACCCTTTTCGGGTGAATGTCAGCTTCCATAGACTCGGTCCGACTTCTCGCCAACCATCGCGAGGAATCGAGCGAAGTCCACTGATTGTCGAGCCATTGCCCTGAATGACAAACGGGTGTGTATCAATTCCGCTGTGACGCGATCCGGTTAACGAGATCGATTCATAGTAGGGGGTGCCTGTGTTCTTCAGCACGATCACATCTGCACTTTTTGCCAGATCCAAGGCGCGCGAAATCGTCCTCACGGGGCCGGCCTTCGCCTGAGTGATGTCAGGGATCAAGCCGTCATTCAGATTCCGGCCGTGAAGGTTATCCACATAGATTTCTCGCGCCTCGGCAAGATTCAAGAGCGTAACGGTTCCGACGAGAAAGAGGATTCGACAGAAGGCAGACATGAGAGCTCCGCATCGAGACAGAAGACTTGTGAGTACAAACGAAATGAGCATGTCGCGGTACAGTCGACACCAGACGAGGTGCGACCAGAAGCGAGTTCAATCACGGAAAAAACGATCTGATGGAATGCAGAAGTGCTTGGCCCCGATTCTCATTGATCAATAAGAATCGGGAGCCTGTTTATCACCCGACTTCACCAAGATGGCTAGCGAATACCGCGAGCGGGAAGTCGGTTTTGCGGAAATTCCTTAATGACGATCAGTAACGATGCACACTGTATCAGGATGACCTCGCTGAATTGGTTGATTACAGTACGCCATACTTGGCGAAGGCTTCCGCCGCTTTGAGTCCCCCGCGAATCGAATCGCGAACGACATTCTCTGCGTGGACTTTGTCCCAGGCCCGGCGAATCGCCTCGTTCTCGACCGCTTGTGGAACGACGACGACGCCATCTTCATCAGCGAAGACCAAATCGCCAGGATGAAAGGCAACGCCATCGATCTCGACTGGAACATCGACATCAACGACGCGCTGACGATTGAAGCTGTCGTAGACACACGTCGTTCGTGCAAACACAGGGAAGCCAATTTCTCGAATCTTGCTGACGTCTCGAATCGCGCCGTCGATGACGGCACCGACGCAGCCGCGATTCAGCGCCGCTGTTGTCAGCAATTCACCCCAAATCCCCGATCGGACGGAACCACCAGCGGCCGCAATCAGAACATCGTCTGGCTGGCAATCGTCAACCGCCTGCAGTTCGAGTTCGTAGGGGCGGGGGTCAACGTGAGCCATGTCAACCCACAGCGTTGTCTTGCAGCGTCCGACGAGTAACTCTGAGGTTGTGAAGGGCTTCAATGACAATCGTGGTGACTGCTGCTTATAGCCCAACCCATCCAGGGCATCGCTGACGACGGCGCTGTACAGGGACTGACGCATCATCGCCAGGGTGATCGTCAAAGCCGGTGATTCAGACATGTGACTCCTTCAAGCTATTCGGGCGTAAACAACGTCAAATGGGCGGCTGATGGCGGAATTCAATGAGCCTGGCGGTTGCGATCAGAAGAATTCGAGAGGGCCGTAAAAGTCCTCTATCGAATCGGCTTCCAACTCGTCGCGAACATCCAAGGCAATCATCGGCTGGGGTCCACCAACAGACTGAACGTCCAATCAGTGAGGGCTCGTTCGATTTGGACGAACGGCCCGCAAGTCCTCAATGCTACCCCCATCGCCCGAACGAATCCAATCACTTTGATATGGTTGGCGAACAACTTTTGGCCAGACTTCGCACAGCCGAAAATCAAGGTGATCCTGCGATGGATTTCGGGGCAGGCACAATCGGGATCGACGCCGGAATCAGGCCAGTAGCTCTTTGACAATATTGGCCTTCGTCACATCGGCATCGGTCAAGCTGGCGTCGCGCCCTTCGTGATGATGCGTGAGCTGTCGATGATCGAGTCCCAGATTGTGCAGCAGCGTCGCGTGCAGGTCATGAACATTGACAACATCCGTGACGGATGCATATCCGAAATCATCGGTTGTGCCGTGGATGTGTCCCGCTTTGAAACCTCCACCGGCCAACCATAGCGAAAACGCTCGTCGATTGTGATCGCGTCCGTCGGTACCTTGGGAAATCGGCAAACGTCCAAATTCTCCGGTCCACATCACAATCGTATCGTCGAGCAATCCACGCTGCTTGAGATCCATCACGAGCGCGGCGCTTGGTTGGTCTGTGCGGGCACAGAGCTTCGTCAGGCTTTCCGCATTCTTGCTATGCGTGTCCCATGGTTGCCCGCTCATGAATATTTGAACAAATCGTACGCCTCGCTCGATCAGTCGGCGGGCCAGCAGACACCGCGTTCCATACTCCTCAGTGGCGGGATTCCCCAAACCATAAAGCTCGCGAGTTGCCTGTGTTTCCCCCGCAAGATCGAGTGCTTCAGGGACCGACATCTGCATGCGTGCCGCCGTTTCAAAGTTGGCGATGCGTGCGGCGAGTTCATGATTCTCGGGATGCCTCTGCAGATGCCTGCGATTCAGCTCGTCCAGCAGTTTGAGCTGATTTCGGCGCGCCCCCGCACCAATTCCGGTTGGGGTATGCAAGTTGAAGACGGGCGATGCACTGGATCGAAACGGTGTCCCCTGATAGACGGCCGGAAGGAACCCGGAGGACCAGTTCTTTTCTCCATCGACGGGAAGCCCACCCGGGTCCCCCAAGACCACGTACGCCGGAAGGTTTTCGTTGTTGGAGCCCAATGCGTACAGCACCCACGAACCCCAGGCGGGCATTCCCGCCAGGAACTTTCCTGTATGAATCAGTCGCAGTGCGGCTTCGTGATCGACGGACTCGGTCGACATCGAGCGTACCAGGCAAAGATCGTCGGCAATGCGTGCCGTGTAGGGAAGATGCTCGCACAAGTCCATGCCGCATTCGCCATGTTTGGCGAATGAAAACGGACTGCCAAGCACGTTGCCTTTCTGCTTGTCAAAGTGAACTTCAAGATCGCCCCCCGGATAGGGCTTACCGTGCCATTTTTGGAGTTCGGGTTTCGGATCGAACAGATCCATCTGGCTGGGGCCGCCGTGCTGGAACAAGCAGATCACCCGCTTGGCGCGCGCGGGCCGGCTTCGCGCCACTTCACCTGAATGAAATGACTCACCTTGCGCCTGCTGCGCGAGCAACTGCACAATGGCCAACCCGCCGATTCCGCCTGCATACTGCCCGAGAAACGCTCGTCGCGATTGTGGCTGCCAGATTGGAATGGAGTCGGTCACTGCAGATACCCCTCAAGCGTCTGTGAAGTTGATTCGCCCGCATCAAGTTCGCCGGGTTCGAGGTTCCGGCGAAGTGAGTCCACCATCCGACTTTCCATCATCTCGTCGCCAGCGTCACTCGGCAAGTGCTTCGAGCACCTCCCAACGCTCCAGGCTATTCATGAGTTCCTCTTCGATTTCACCACTGCGCTTGGTCGCGCTGGCGATCACCAGCTTGTCCTGTTGATAGAAGTCGGGAGATGCCATTTCATCGTGAAGCTTGCGTTGCTCGGTTTCCAGTGCATCAATCCGACGAGTCAGCGTCGCCAGTTCCTGCTGCTCCTTGAATGTCCGACGACGTGGGCCGTCATTCGATGTGGCGGGCTTACCGCTGGGTGACGAGACCTCTCTTGACTTGGATTCGGGGACAATCTCAATTTGACGTGCGCGTTGATCTAGCCAGTCATCGTAACCTCCCGCGTATTCACGGACGTGACCGTCGCCTTCGAACACCAGCGTATTCGTCACCACATTGTTCAAAAATGTTCGATCGTGGCTGACCAACAGCACGGTTCCCGGGTACTCGACAATCAAATCCTCCAAAAGATCGAGTGTTTCCGTGTCGAGGTCGTTCGTCGGTTCGTCGAGAACGAGGACATTCGAGGGTTTGGAGAACAGTCGGGCCAGCAACAATCGATTGCGTTCGCCACCGGACAAATAGCGTGCAGGGCCGCGTGAACGCTCGGGCGTGAACAGGAAGTCTTCAAGATAGCCGATAATGTGTCGCTGCTGACCATTGATCAGCAGTTGGTCTTTGCCTTCAGAGACATTGTCTTTGACGGACTTTTCTTCGTCCAATTGGGCCCGCAATTGGTCGAAGTAAGCCACTTCAAGATTGGTTCCGCGTTTGACTCGTCCTGATGTCGGATTCAGTTCACCCAGCAAAAGCCGAATCAGCGTTGTCTTGCCTGCGCCATTGGTCCCAATGATCCCGATTTTGTCACCACGCATGACTGTCGTGGTGAGTTGCCGGATGATCGTCCGGCCGCCAATCTCATAGGTCAGGTCCTTGGTGTCGACAACCAGTGCCCCTGATCGCTCGGCTTCTTGCAGTTCGACTTTGACGGTTCCGACCTTTTCGCGGCGCGCTTTGCGCTCTTCCCGCAGCTTTTTGAGCGCGCGCACGCGGCCTTCGTTTCGGACGCGGCGTGCTTTGACTCCACGACGAATCCAGGCTTCTTCCACGGCCAGTTTCTTGTCGAAGAGCGCCTGTTGCTGTTCTTCAGCCGCCAGCGCGGCCTCTTTACGTTCGAGAAACGTACCGTAGTCGCACGGCCAATCGAACAGTCGCCCGCGATCCAGTTCGATGATGCGATTCGCAAGCCGCTGCAGGAACATGCGATCGTGCGTCACGAACAAAAAGGTCCCACCGAACTTCATCAGGAACTCTTCAAGCCAGCGGATCGCATCGAGATCCAGATGGTTTGTTGGTTCGTCCAGAAGCAGGATATCGGGATCAGAGACGAGCGATTGTCCGAGCAGCACACGTCGCTTCATTCCCGAGGACAGGGTGTCAAATCGGGTCAAGGGATCAAGCTGCATCCGTTCCAGCATTTGCTCGATGCGATGTTCAAGCTGCCAACCGATGTCGTGATTCAGAGATTCTGCGGCTTTCTCAAGCGATTTCCGTTCCGCCTCGCTCAGGTCGGCTTCGGGATGATGCAGGTGATACTGCGCGGCAACTGCGATTCCTTCGGGGCCCAGTCCCGCGGCCACTTCGTCGAAGATTGTCCCCGTGCGGCCTGACGGAACTTCCTGAATCAGGCGGGCAACGCGGACTCCCGCTTGCCGATCGACCGTGCCGTGATCGGGCCGCAGTTCGCCCATCATCAGCTTCATCAATGTCGATTTTCCCGCACCATTTCGGCCAAGTAATCCGACACGTTCGCCGCGCTCAATGTGAAGTTCAACGCCTTCCAGAATCGGCGGCGAGCCGAACCCGAACGTGATATCTCGCAAACTCAGTAAGGCCATCCAATTCCCCGTGTTTTCAGATACGTCTGATGGCTCCGTCTCGTCTCAATCGACAATTGACGTTCAGCAGGCGAGTCAGAGCCGTATGGATCATCGCAGGCCGGGCAGCGGCGTGAAAGTGGGGCGTGGCAGAATCAGCAATTTCCGGCCAACTTTGCCCGTTTAAACGCGAGTTTCACCGAGTTGCCGGTCCCCTCGACGTCGCAGCATCGCGAGAAAGTCGTGATAATTGGGATCGACATGTTCTGAATTGATTGAAATCGGTGAACCGAATAGTCTCTGCAGAGTGAACCGCCTGTTGAAATCATGGGGAATGGCTCTGCCAAACTTCGAAAACACAGGGACTTCGTCGTGCCAAGGTGACTGTCCCACGGATTTCTGCAGACTGAAAAGCCCCACACACTGGAACCTGACGATGACCACACCGCCTTTCATTCGCCTGCATGCGGATGACAACATTGCAGTCGCTTCCCGCCATTCTCCTCTGGGAACGGCTTTTCAATTCAAGGGAACGGGCGAACTGTTTTCTCGCGAAGCGATCGACATGGGACACAAGATCTCGCTGCGGTCCATCGAAACGGGTCAGCCGATTAAGAAGTTTGGTCAGACAATCGGTTTTGCGTCACAACCGATTCCTCAAGGGGCTTGGGTTCACGTCCATAACGTGACAGCGGGCGAGTTGAGCCTCGACTACGCGTTTTGCTCGGAAATTCCCCCAGAGCCGACACCAATCCATGGCCGCACCTTTCAAGGTTACCGTCGGCCAAACGGTAAGTTCGGAACGCGAAATTACATTGGTATCGTTTCGACGGTGAACTGCTCGGCGACCACTTCCAAATATGCCGCAGACAAGTTCAATAACGAGATCCTGGCCGCATTTCCCAACGTCGATGGTGTTGTGCCTTTGATTCACAAGGGCGGTTGTGCGATCCAGTACGGCGGTGAAGATCATCAACAACTGACGCGAGTCTTGTCGAACGTGGCGCGGCACCCCAATATCGGGGCCTATATCGTCATTGGGCTGGGTTGCGAAACCGCTCAGGCGTCGTTCCTGATGGAAAACGGTGGACTGCTGCAACTTGGCAATTCTCCCTCACCGAATCAACCGCTCGTGATGAATATTCAAGAGCAAGGCGGCGTGGCGAAAACGGTGGCAAGAGCGGTCGATCAGATTCGCGAGATGCTTCCGGAAGTCAACAAGGCGCAGCGAGAACCAATTCCCCTCGCGGAACTGATGCTGGGACTTGAGTGCGGTGGCAGCGACGGAAACAGCGGCACGACGGCCAATCCCGCCTTGGGATACTGCAGCGACATGCTGGTCGCACACGGTGGCACGTCGGTCCTGAGTGAAACCCCCGAAATCTACGGTGGCGAGCATTTGTTGACACGTCGGTCTGTCACAAAGGAAGTGGGCGAAGCCCTTTTGGAACGGATTCGCTGGTGGATCGACTATACCGCCCTGTTTGGACAACGAATCGACATCAATCCGTCCGTAGGCAACAAGAAGGGCGGGTTGACGACGATCTACGAAAAATCGCTGGGCGCCATTGCCAAGGGGGGCACCTCGGCCCTTCGCGGCGTTTATAAGTATGGTGAAGCGATCAACCAGAAGGGGTTCGTGATCATGGATACGCCGGGGTACGATCCGGCGTCGGTCACGGGGCTGGTCGCGGGCGGAACGCATGTCGTTTGCTTCACGACGGGACGTGGAAGTTGCTTTGGCTGTAAGCCCGTTCCGACGATCAAGATTGCCACGAACAGCCCGATGTACAACCGGATGGTCGACGATATGGACATCAACGCTGGGACGATTCTGGAGGGGGCGTCACTGGAAGACGTTGGAAAAGAAATCTTCGAAGAGGTAATTGCTGTCGCCAGTGGCAAAAAGACCAAAAGCGAACTACAGGGGATCGGCGATGAAGAGTTTCATCCGTGGACATACGGTCCCACGACGTGACCTGAGTCGGATCAATTCAGCACGATGCGATTCCGTGTCAGGAGTGGCGTCGTGCTGATCGTTTTTCTTTCGTGATCTGACAGAACATATCGCCGCCATCGCCTTGCGCGAAAGAGTCTTATGAAGTTCCTGCATGCCGCTGACATTCATCTCGATAGCCCATTATTGGGGCTGGAGCGATATGAAGGTGCGCCGGTCGAACTCATTCGCGGTGCGACACGACGCGCTCTTGAAAATCTCGTTGCGCTGGCCATGCGCGAGCGAGTTGATGTCGTCGTGATTGCTGGTGATCTCTACGACGGCAGTTGGCGCGATTTCAATACGGGGATGTTCTTCGTCCGACAGATGGCCAAGCTGCGCGATGCTGGAATCCGCGTCTATTTGATCGCGGGAAATCACGATGCCGCCAGTATGATGACCAAAAAGCTAAGGCTTCCGGTGAATCCAGAAGGTGACAGTCTGATGCTGTCGCACGAGCAACCCGAAACGCGACACATTCCGGACCTTGGGCTTGCCGTTCATGGACGCAGTTTCGCGAATGCCGCGGAACTGAAGAACATGGTCCCCGACTATCCCGGCCCGATTCCTCACAGTTTCAATCTTGGTCTGTTGCACACCAGCCTGAATGGCTCGGACGAGCACGACACGTATGCCCCGTGCACGCCTGCCGATCTACGAGCGAAGGGGTATGACTATTGGGCGCTGGGGCATATCCACAAGCGGTCGTCAATTCCCGAGGATGCCATGTCGACGACAGCGGCACCCGCGCTGTATTCGGGAAACATCCAGGGCAGGCATATCCGCGAATCAGGATCTCGAGGCTGCTTGCTTGCGACCGTCAACGAGCAGGGGCGGGTCAATCTCACGTTTCACCCTCTCGATGTGTTCCGGTGGGAAGTGTGCTCGGTCTCATGCTCGGACGCCGAAGATTCGGAAGAAATCCTCTCGCGTGTAAGGACCGAACTTCATCGTGTCCTCCAGCTCCATGGTGAGCTCCCTCTCGGAGTGCGTGTGTCCTTGGAAGGCCGCACTCGGGCCCATCAGGAGGTCTGCAGTCACCGCGAGGCGATCACAGCCGAAATTCGCACGCTTGGCGCCATAGAATCCGATGGACGCGTCTGGGTTGAACAGGTGAAATTCCATACCAGCTACCCCCAAGCCCAACACCTTTCGCTGGAGGATCATGGGCCACTTGCAGAACTGGTTCGCTATCTTGACGAGCTGCCCGAGAATTCCGCAGCCCTTCAACAACTGGCCGACGAACTGAAAGATCTGGCTCGCAAATTACCTGGTGAACTGACGCAGTCCGCCGAGGGATTGCGATTAGACCAGCCTGACTGGATTCGAAGCCTGATCCCTGATCTCAAGCCGATGCTCTTGGATCGGCTGAAGGGCGAAAGTTGACATCGCCTTTTTTGGAACGGAACGCCATCATCATGGTGATCGACCGCAAAGACCGTACGATATTCGGGTGCAAGATCTCGCGACCCGCAGACCAGCACTCGAGTTTAGGGGAGCCACTTAGCCGATGAACCGAATTTCTTTTTTGATGCCGCTCGTTCTAACTGTGGTCGCTTTCGGCTGCGGAAAGCCCAGTTCAGAGAACCTTCCTGTCACGGCCGAGCACGCCGCGAAATCAACAGCCAACGTCAGCACTCCAGTTGTCACTCCAACGGCCTCGGCTGACAAATGGGCGAGCGACGAACAACCCGCAAAGGCTCCGGCGGAAGGATCGGCGGCTGAGGCATTCCTGAAGACGCTCGCGGCCTTTCAGGCCGGTCGAATTGACACGGTGTATGACGGACTGCCTGCCGCATATCAAGCCGATGTCGAGAATCTCGTTCGCCTGTTCGCCGAAAAAATGGACCCGGAACTATGGTCCAAAGCATTCGGCTTGCTCGCGAAAACCGCGACCGTCATGCGCGACAAGAAAGCGATGATCTTCAGTATGGACCTGATGAAAATCGTACCGCAGGCGGATTCATTGAAAGAGAATTGGGAATCCATCGTGGCAGGAATTCATACGGTCGCGGCCAGCGAGGTCGCAGATTTGAAGTCGCTCAAGCTGGCTGATCTGAAGTATCTTCTGTCAGCAGGCAGTGATCTGCTTCAAGGATTTCCATTGCCCCGATTCGACGATGTGACTGTCACCACGGTCAATTCGGATGGTGAGACGGAAACGATTTTGTACCGCGAAGCAAAAGGAAGCGAACCCAAAGAGGTGAAGTTTGTCAAAGTCGATGGGAAGTGGCTTCCCAAATCGATCGCCACGAGCTGGTCTTCCAGCATTGACGATCTCAAAACACGTTTGTCGACGTTCCCTGACCGGATCAAGCAAGTGAAGCCCGATGCTCTAAAACAACTCGATTCGATCGACGCAATGCTCGGGCGAATGCAAGGTGCGATGAATCGCGATGAATTCACTGGATACTTGATGCCGCTGATTTTTACCCTCCGATTTGCAAGTCAAATGGCGACAGAGCAATGGAAGGAAGAGTCCGCTCGATCACGCACGGACGGAGCCGTACGTGTCGAAATCAGTCGATCTCTGAGCGATGAGCAGCAGACCGAGCTGAAAGACGCGATTGTGGCGTCGCTCGGAATCACCGAAGTTGACTATGAAATGATCGCCAACGACGGAAAGACACGTTGTCGTTTTTCTCCCGTTGCTGATGGTGCGACGCTGGTCAGCGTGATTGAAAAGCAGTTCGATGGGGCAAGCGTTCGTTGGAATGCTGAAACCAAAACGATTCAAGTGGAATTGAAGTAGACCTTATGCCGCCAAGCCTCGTTCGGCCTAAACGCCGATATCTCGTTCGCTTCAATCCGAAGCGCGTGCCTCATCTCTTCACCGATGTGTTGATTATCGGTGCCGGTATCAGCGGAATTCGTGCCGCGTTGGCCATTGATCCGCGGCTGAACGTGGTCCTTGCCACCAAAGATGTTCTCAAAGAATCGAACAGCGCCTATGCGCAGGGCGGAATCGCGGGGGTTTTCGATCCCGTGGACCATTTCGCCAATCATGTGGCGGACACGCTGGCCGCGGGGAAGGGGCTTTGCGATCGGGACATCGTCGAGATGGTGGTCCGGGAGGCACCCCAGCGAATCGGCGAACTGATGACGATGGGGGCTCACTTTGATCGGGCCGATGGCGAAATTGCGCTGACGCAGGAAGGTGGGCACAGCCACCGTCGTGTGGTGCATGCGCTGGGCGATGCGACTGGCAAGGAAGTGATGCGCGCGTTGATCGAACGCGTTCGTGGATTGCCCCAGATCGATGTTTGGGAAAGAACCTTTACGATCGATTTGCTGACTCATGAAGGAGAATGCCGCGGGGCACTCGTTTGGAACGCCAGCCACGGAAAGACATTCGTCTGGGCCAAGCAGACGATCCTGGCCACCGGCGGGGCGGGGCGTCTGTATCGCGAGACCACAAATCCCGAAATTGCCACCGCCGATGGACATGCCATGGCGTTTCGCGCCGGGTGTGAACTGCGGGACATGGAGTTCATGCAGTTTCATCCCACCGTGCTCTACATCGCCGGTTCCTCGCGCCACTTGATTTCGGAAGCGGCGCGTGGTGAGGGCGGTCTGCTGCGCGACTGCCTTGGACATCGATTCATGCCAGACTATGACCCCGCGGCGGAACTTGCGCCTCGTGACATCGTCAGCCGCTCGATCACGCGTCAGATGGAAAAGACCCGGCACCACTGCGTATATCTCGATTTGACGCATCTGCCCAAGTCATTGGTCATGGAGCGATTTCCGCACATTCGCCAGGTCTGTGCCCAATTTGGTCTCGACCTGATGCGCGATCTGATTCCCGTCCGTCCCGGGGCTCACTACATGATCGGCGGCGTGACGATCGACAAAGACGCACAGACGTCCGTTCCGCGTCTGTGGGCTGCTGGCGAAGTCACTTCCAGCGGCCTACATGGGGCGAATCGCCTGGCAAGCAACAGTCTGCTTGAAGGATTGGTGTTCGGCCTGCGTGCCGGGAGGAACGCCTCGGCCGCGGCCTGTGGCGAAGCGGATCAATTCACCGCATTGCCGCTTCAGCGCGAAGGGGCAATTTCCGGCATCAATGACCCCAGCCCCACAGAGGGAACAGTGCCACTTGAGGACAGTTCCCTGAAGCTGGATGACCTGTTGAACTCTCTCAACAGTGAGATGTGGCGTAAGGTCGGCATCGAGCGCAATGCGTTCGATCTTGAGTCTGCTCGACAACAGATTGAATTCTGGGACCGCTACGTCGGCCCGTTTGAATTCTCGACGACGAAGGGTTGGGAATTGCAGAATCTCTTGCTGGTCGCACGGCTGATGATTACTGCCGCGATTGGGCGAAATGAGAGCCGTGGGACACACGCACGCAGTGATTTCCCTCAAACGGACCCCGCTCAGGCCAACCATGCCTCACTGATCAATCCCAGCTAGTCGTCGGCGACTTTCCGAGCACGCCTGAATGGCCTCGCTTCCGACGAACAAATACGGATGCGGATCTCGATGGCGCTGTCCACGGTGACGAATCTGATCTTGGCTGCTGAGATCCGCTCCGCAGCGGAATCGAACAGCAGACGCTAGTCGATTCCGTTTTGAAAGCGGAGGAGGAGGAGCTGAAGGCGGCGGCGGGCTGAGCAACCGATTGAGGAAGTGGCCGCCGCCCATTTGGTGATACAGGCAATCGTCAATTCGCTCCGGGAAACGGAGTTCGCGACGCGTAAACATGATGGTTTTCGTCTGTCCGAACGTGCATTCCAGCGGCTTTGAGGGTGGTTGCCACTCGTTCCGCGGTTCGTACGCCATCTCGAATATGGTAAGCGGCGATGACCGCATAATCGACGTGATCCAGCAGCTCTTTCGCGCCGACCAGTGCTTCGAGCTCAGCACCTTCGATGTCCATTTTCAAAAAGTTGACGCGTTTCTGGCCCAACCGCTTCCACATGGCGTCAAGTGTCTCAGCTCGCACCACCAATGTTTGCTTGGATTCGTCTGCCAAAGCTTGGCC from Schlesneria paludicola DSM 18645 carries:
- a CDS encoding UxaA family hydrolase, whose translation is MTTPPFIRLHADDNIAVASRHSPLGTAFQFKGTGELFSREAIDMGHKISLRSIETGQPIKKFGQTIGFASQPIPQGAWVHVHNVTAGELSLDYAFCSEIPPEPTPIHGRTFQGYRRPNGKFGTRNYIGIVSTVNCSATTSKYAADKFNNEILAAFPNVDGVVPLIHKGGCAIQYGGEDHQQLTRVLSNVARHPNIGAYIVIGLGCETAQASFLMENGGLLQLGNSPSPNQPLVMNIQEQGGVAKTVARAVDQIREMLPEVNKAQREPIPLAELMLGLECGGSDGNSGTTANPALGYCSDMLVAHGGTSVLSETPEIYGGEHLLTRRSVTKEVGEALLERIRWWIDYTALFGQRIDINPSVGNKKGGLTTIYEKSLGAIAKGGTSALRGVYKYGEAINQKGFVIMDTPGYDPASVTGLVAGGTHVVCFTTGRGSCFGCKPVPTIKIATNSPMYNRMVDDMDINAGTILEGASLEDVGKEIFEEVIAVASGKKTKSELQGIGDEEFHPWTYGPTT
- the nadB gene encoding L-aspartate oxidase, translated to MPPSLVRPKRRYLVRFNPKRVPHLFTDVLIIGAGISGIRAALAIDPRLNVVLATKDVLKESNSAYAQGGIAGVFDPVDHFANHVADTLAAGKGLCDRDIVEMVVREAPQRIGELMTMGAHFDRADGEIALTQEGGHSHRRVVHALGDATGKEVMRALIERVRGLPQIDVWERTFTIDLLTHEGECRGALVWNASHGKTFVWAKQTILATGGAGRLYRETTNPEIATADGHAMAFRAGCELRDMEFMQFHPTVLYIAGSSRHLISEAARGEGGLLRDCLGHRFMPDYDPAAELAPRDIVSRSITRQMEKTRHHCVYLDLTHLPKSLVMERFPHIRQVCAQFGLDLMRDLIPVRPGAHYMIGGVTIDKDAQTSVPRLWAAGEVTSSGLHGANRLASNSLLEGLVFGLRAGRNASAAACGEADQFTALPLQREGAISGINDPSPTEGTVPLEDSSLKLDDLLNSLNSEMWRKVGIERNAFDLESARQQIEFWDRYVGPFEFSTTKGWELQNLLLVARLMITAAIGRNESRGTHARSDFPQTDPAQANHASLINPS
- a CDS encoding metallophosphoesterase family protein → MKFLHAADIHLDSPLLGLERYEGAPVELIRGATRRALENLVALAMRERVDVVVIAGDLYDGSWRDFNTGMFFVRQMAKLRDAGIRVYLIAGNHDAASMMTKKLRLPVNPEGDSLMLSHEQPETRHIPDLGLAVHGRSFANAAELKNMVPDYPGPIPHSFNLGLLHTSLNGSDEHDTYAPCTPADLRAKGYDYWALGHIHKRSSIPEDAMSTTAAPALYSGNIQGRHIRESGSRGCLLATVNEQGRVNLTFHPLDVFRWEVCSVSCSDAEDSEEILSRVRTELHRVLQLHGELPLGVRVSLEGRTRAHQEVCSHREAITAEIRTLGAIESDGRVWVEQVKFHTSYPQAQHLSLEDHGPLAELVRYLDELPENSAALQQLADELKDLARKLPGELTQSAEGLRLDQPDWIRSLIPDLKPMLLDRLKGES